The Nitrospirota bacterium genome contains a region encoding:
- the uvrB gene encoding excinuclease ABC subunit UvrB, whose translation MEQFNIVTSFTPKGDQPQAIDALVKGIETGLQHQVLLGVTGSGKTFTIANMIARLNRPTLVIAHNKTLAAQLFGEFRELLPENAVEFFVSYYDYYQPEAYIPTTDTYIEKDALINDDIDRMRHSATQAVLERRDVVVVASVSCIYGIGSPQDYLEMHLVIEENMHTERDELLRKLVEMQYVRSDSEFKRGTFRVRGDIVEVHPSFSLDRGVRIEFFGDDIDALHEFDPLTGEKIRRLYRYAVFPNSHWITPKARLEPALISIEKEMGERIEWFLKEGKLQEAQRIEQRTRFDLEMLKEFGYCHGIENYSRHLSGRAPGEPPYSLIDYFPEDFLIIIDESHATVPQIGGMYEGDRSRKQTLVHYGFRLPSALDNRPLTFAEFEHRVHQTVYVSATPGPYELKKSRGHVVEQIIRPTGLIDPALSVRPVNGQVDDLLSEIRVRADKGERVLVTTLTKKMAEDLTDHYTSLNVRARYLHSGIDTLERVQILRDLRLGNFDVLVGVNLLREGLDLPEVSLVAILDADKEGFLRSERSLIQTSGRAARNINGRVILYADTITGSMQRAMNETARRRKIQEEYNRRMGISPETVRSNIKDILSSIYEADYWTVPVAAEEQAAYGYDEEHITQLESEMKEAAGRLEFERAAQIRDRIKELKAKILEIGIKN comes from the coding sequence ACATCGTTACCTCCTTTACTCCGAAAGGCGACCAGCCTCAGGCGATCGATGCACTTGTGAAGGGAATCGAGACAGGCCTGCAACACCAGGTACTACTCGGAGTCACCGGTTCCGGAAAGACTTTCACAATCGCCAATATGATTGCGCGCCTGAACAGGCCGACCCTGGTAATCGCCCATAACAAGACTCTGGCAGCACAGCTTTTCGGGGAATTCAGGGAACTGCTTCCCGAAAATGCGGTCGAGTTCTTCGTGAGCTATTATGATTACTACCAGCCTGAGGCATATATCCCGACTACTGACACATATATAGAAAAAGATGCCCTCATCAACGATGATATCGACAGGATGCGGCATTCAGCGACACAGGCTGTCCTGGAAAGGCGTGATGTCGTGGTGGTTGCGTCTGTATCCTGCATCTACGGAATCGGTTCTCCGCAGGATTACCTTGAAATGCACCTGGTGATAGAAGAAAACATGCATACGGAAAGGGACGAACTCCTCAGAAAGCTGGTTGAGATGCAGTACGTCCGCTCTGACTCTGAATTCAAACGGGGGACTTTCAGGGTGCGGGGAGACATTGTGGAAGTCCACCCGTCATTTTCCCTTGACAGGGGGGTGCGGATAGAATTTTTCGGAGACGACATTGACGCGCTGCATGAATTCGATCCGCTTACCGGAGAAAAAATCCGGAGGCTTTACAGATATGCGGTATTTCCCAACAGCCACTGGATAACCCCAAAGGCCCGTCTCGAGCCTGCACTGATCAGCATCGAAAAAGAGATGGGGGAAAGGATCGAATGGTTCCTGAAAGAGGGGAAGCTTCAGGAGGCGCAGAGGATCGAACAGAGAACCAGGTTTGACCTTGAAATGCTGAAGGAATTCGGCTACTGCCACGGCATAGAAAACTATTCACGCCACCTCAGCGGAAGGGCGCCCGGTGAGCCGCCCTATTCACTGATAGACTATTTTCCCGAAGATTTCCTGATAATCATCGATGAATCCCATGCAACTGTTCCCCAGATCGGCGGCATGTATGAAGGAGACCGTTCGAGAAAACAGACTCTCGTGCATTACGGATTCAGGCTCCCGTCAGCCCTGGATAACCGTCCGCTGACCTTTGCAGAATTTGAACACAGGGTTCATCAGACTGTCTATGTCTCTGCAACACCCGGGCCGTATGAACTTAAAAAGTCAAGGGGACATGTGGTTGAACAGATTATACGGCCTACCGGACTGATTGATCCTGCACTTTCAGTCAGGCCGGTCAACGGTCAGGTCGATGACCTCCTGTCAGAGATAAGGGTGCGGGCGGATAAAGGAGAGAGGGTTCTCGTAACAACCCTGACAAAAAAAATGGCGGAAGACCTGACCGATCACTATACCAGTCTCAATGTAAGGGCGCGGTATCTGCACTCGGGGATAGACACCCTTGAGCGCGTCCAGATACTGAGAGATCTCCGGCTTGGGAATTTCGATGTGCTGGTCGGGGTCAACCTTCTCCGTGAGGGGCTCGACCTTCCGGAAGTGTCGCTCGTGGCGATTCTCGATGCAGACAAGGAGGGCTTTCTCAGGTCTGAGCGCTCTCTGATCCAGACATCAGGGAGGGCAGCGCGGAACATTAACGGACGGGTAATCCTCTATGCGGATACCATAACAGGATCGATGCAGCGAGCCATGAACGAAACTGCCAGAAGAAGAAAAATACAGGAGGAGTATAACAGAAGGATGGGTATCAGCCCGGAGACAGTGAGGTCGAATATCAAGGACATCCTGAGTTCCATCTATGAGGCAGATTACTGGACAGTTCCTGTTGCGGCAGAAGAACAGGCCGCATACGGATATGATGAAGAACACATAACGCAGCTTGAGTCGGAGATGAAAGAGGCTGCAGGAAGGCTAGAGTTTGAACGGGCCGCACAGATACGGGATAGAATCAAGGAACTAAAAGCGAAGATTCTGGAGATCGGAATAAAAAATTAA